A window from Citrus sinensis cultivar Valencia sweet orange chromosome 3, DVS_A1.0, whole genome shotgun sequence encodes these proteins:
- the LOC102620456 gene encoding germin-like protein subfamily 1 member 17 gives MKGVQLLLGFALLILASSLASAYDPSPLQDICVAIDEPKNAVFVNGKFCKDPKLAKPEDFFFSGLDQPGDTANRLGFKVTTVNVEQIPGLNTLGVSAARIDFAPYGQNPPHTHPRATEILVVLEGTLYVGFVTSNQLNNTLIAKVLNKGDVFVFPIGMIHFQFNIGKTNAVAFAGFGSQNPGVITIANTVFGADPPINPDFLGKAFQLDPQVVKDLQNKFMNGD, from the exons ATGAAAGGTGTTCAATTGCTTTTAGGTTTTGCTCTCTTGATCTTGGCTTCTTCATTGGCCTCCGCCTATGACCCTAGTCCTCTTCAGGATATCTGTGTAGCCATCGATGAGCCCAAGAACGCag TTTTTGTCAACGGCAAGTTCTGCAAGGACCCAAAGCTTGCCAAGCCAGaagatttcttcttctcaGGGCTAGATCAGCCAGGAGACACTGCAAATCGTCTTGGTTTTAAGGTCACTACTGTAAACGTTGAACAAATCCCAGGACTCAACACTCTCGGTGTCTCTGCTGCTCGCATTGACTTTGCACCATATGGCCAAAACCCACCCCACACTCACCCTCGTGCCACTGAAATCCTGGTGGTCCTGGAGGGAACACTTTATGTTGGTTTTGTGACATCAAACCAGCTCAATAACACACTCATTGCAAAAGTTCTGAACAAGGGAGATGTTTTTGTGTTTCCGATTGGCATGATTCACTTCCAATTCAACATTGGAAAAACAAATGCGGTTGCCTTTGCCGGTTTCGGCAGCCAGAATCCTGGTGTCATCACCATAGCCAACACGGTCTTTGGAGCCGATCCTCCTATCAATCCTGATTTTCTTGGCAAGGCATTCCAGTTGGACCCACAGGTAGTGAAAGATCTTCAGAATAAATTCATGAATGGCGATTAG